A region from the Coffea eugenioides isolate CCC68of chromosome 9, Ceug_1.0, whole genome shotgun sequence genome encodes:
- the LOC113783272 gene encoding receptor kinase-like protein Xa21: MEKFHNLSPLGLVLLCSLSASLVTSATNVTTDQSSLLALRAHISVDPLQILAKNWSVGSSVCEWIGVTCGSRHHRVTALNIVGIIPPQLGNLSFLASINMTMNNFHGALPHEFAGLRRLKLLNLSFNNLEGEFPQWIGSFPRLRRLSLRNNSFTGLVPSSISNMSKLEEINLSYNILQGDIPTGIFNISSLQVISLTGNGLSGTIPSDLCHHLRALSILSLSSNKLNGQLPSSLGQCSELQRLSLSFNQFTGSIPKEIGDLKKLEVLYLGANYLEDSDPEVGKIPKEIGDLNKLEDLNLGDNNLEGEIPKEIGNLTMMKELDLRRANLRGVILREIGNLYFLERLNLEQNSLTGSIPTEIFNLSRLIVVVFVGNQLSGNLPSTFGHRLPNLERIYLGINSFSGVLPTSISNSSKLRRVDFSSNKFTGPIPTSLGDLSHLEVLNLSGNNLTSDSSSQELSFITSLTNCKYLSFLDLSDNPLNGIIPNSISNLSTSLERLYAAGCKIKGTIPDGIGNFRSLIALDLSNNELSGSLPATIIDLQKLQYMDLSMNKLISRVPLHLLCALHNLDTMNLGQNQFMASIPKCFGNLTSLRHLNLSHNKLYSALPEEIWNLKDLLELDLSSNLLSGSLPYAMTNTKMANWVDLSTNQFSGGIPNSIGDMQNLQNLSLAHNRLQGSIPESIGKMLSLESLDLSHNSLSGSIPMSMENLRYLRNFNVSFNNLSGEVPSRGPFINFTAESFTSNQDLCGAQRFHVPPCPNNSAHKLRTKKLHRTIFILLGVIIAAGVLSFGVVCLRYRKKDTLSSGANLSLVAMPERISYFELLQATNGYNESNLLGAGSFGYVYTGTLDDGRAVAVKVFNLQVDGAFKSFDVECEVLRNLRHRNLTRVISSCSTPEFKALVLEFMPNGSLEKWLYSHNYFTDLMQRLDILIDVACALQYLHCEYSTPVIHCDLKPSNVLLDQDMVAHLSDFGLTKLLGEEHSITYTETLATLGYVAPEYGLEGLVSAKCDIYSFGIMMMEVFTRTNPNSEMFGEKLSLKSWVANSIPDGLANVIDANLLKESDEYFVEKLSCIASIMKVALGCTMESPRERRSIQDVLVALKKIKLQYMSPLCSGT, encoded by the exons ATGGAGAAATTTCACAACCTCTCCCCTCTTGGACTGGTGTTGCTATGTTCTCTTTCAGCTTCCTTAGTCACGTCTGCCACCAATGTTACCACTGATCAGTCATCTCTTCTTGCCTTGAGAGCTCACATTTCGGTTGACCCTCTACAAATCTTGGCCAAAAACTGGTCAGTTGGGTCTTCAGTCTGTGAATGGATTGGAGTCACTTGTGGCTCTCGTCATCATAGAGTGACTGCCCTGAATATTGTCGGCATCATCCCTCCACAACTGGGAAATCTATCATTTCTTGCTTCTATTAACATGACTATGAACAACTTCCATGGAGCACTACCACATGAGTTTGCTGGATTGCGCCGATTAAAACTACTTAATTTGAGCTTCAACAATCTTGAAGGAGAGTTCCCCCAGTGGATTGGTTCATTTCCTCGACTTCGTCGCTTGTCTCTTAGAAACAATAGTTTCACTGGTCTTGTCCCATCTTCCATCTCTAACATGTCAAAGCTGGAGGAGATAAATCTTTCGTACAACATTCTGCAAGGAGACATTCCTACAGGGATTTTCAATATTTCCTCCCTGCAAGTGATTAGCCTAACGGGTAATGGCCTATCTGGAACTATTCCAAGTGATTTGTGTCACCATCTTCGGGCACTAAGTATCCTTTCCCTGTCATCGAACAaattaaatggccaattaccATCAAGTTTAGGTCAATGTTCAGAACTTCAGAGGCTGTCTTTGTCTTTCAACCAATTTACAGGATCCATACCGAAAGAAATTGGGGACCTGAAGAAGCTTGAGGTGCTATATTTGGGTGCTAACTATTTAGAAG ATTCAGATCCAGAAGTTG GTaaaattccaaaagaaattggAGACCTAAACAAGCTTGAGGATCTGAATTTGGGTGACAATAACTTAGAAG GTgaaattccaaaagaaattggTAACTTAACTATGATGAAAGAACTAGATCTTCGACGTGCAAATTTAAGAG GTGTAATATTACGAGAGATTGGTAACTTGTATTTTCTTGAAAGACTCAACTTAGAACAAAATAGCTTAACTGGTTCCATACCAACAGAGATCTTCAACCTCTCTAGGTTAATTGTCGTGGTATTTGTGGGAAATCAACTTTCAGGCAATCTTCCATCAACGTTTGGTCATAGGCTTCCCAATTTAGAACGGATTTACCTCGGCATTAATTCCTTCTCTGGAGTATTACCTACCTCAATCTCAAATTCTTCTAAACTTCGAAGAGTAGATTTTAGTTCTAACAAGTTCACGGGTCCAATTCCCACTTCCCTGGGGGACCTAAGTCACCTAGAAGTGCTGAATCTATCTGGCAACAATTTAACGAGTGACTCCTCATCTCAAGAGTTGAGCTTCATCACTTCATTGACAAATTGCAAATATTTGTCATTTTTGGACTTGAGTGACAATCCATTGAATGGGATAATTCCAAACTCGATCAGTAATCTTTCAACTTCCCTTGAAAGATTATATGCAGCAGGTTGCAAAATCAAGGGCACCATTCCAGATGGAATAGGAAACTTCAGAAGTTTGATCGCATTAGATCTATCAAACAACGAGTTAAGTGGGTCATTGCCAGCTACGATAATAGATTTACAAAAGCTTCAATACATGGATCTCAGTATGAACAAACTAATTAGCAGAGTCCCCCTGCATTTGCTCTGTGCTCTCCACAACTTGGATACAATGAACCTTGGACAAAATCAATTTATGGCCTCAATTCCAAAGTGCTTCGGAAATCTTACTTCCCTAAGGCATCTCAACCTAAGTCACAACAAACTATATTCTGCTCTACCTGAGGAAATATGGAACCTAAAAGATCTCTTGGAGCTTGACCTCTCCTCAAATCTACTGAGTGGATCTTTGCCGTATGCTATGACGAATACGAAGATGGCAAATTGGGTAGATTTGTCAACCAATCAGTTCTCAGGTGGCATTCCTAACTCAATTGGAGATATGCAGAACCTACAAAATCTTTCTCTAGCACACAACAGATTGCAAGGATCAATCCCAGAATCGATTGGCAAGATGTTAAGCTTGGAGTCATTAGATCTATCACATAACTCTCTCTCTGGATCAATTCCAATGTCAATGGAGAACCTTCGGTATCTTAGAAATTTCAATGTCTCTTTTAACAATTTAAGTGGTGAAGTTCCTTCCAGAGGGCCTTTTATCAACTTCACTGCCGAATCcttcacttcaaatcaagaccTCTGTGGAGCTCAAAGGTTTCATGTGCCCCCATGTCCAAATAATTCAGCTCACAAATTGAGAACAAAAAAGCTGCATCGAACAATTTTTATTCTACTGGGGGTGATAATAGCAGCGGGAGTCTTGTCCTTTGGAGTTGTTTGCCTAAGATATCGAAAGAAAGATACACTTTCCAGTGGAGCAAATTTATCCCTAGTTGCAATGCCAGAAAGAATTTCATATTTTGAACTTCTACAAGCAACTAACGGGTACAATGAAAGCAATTTGCTAGGGGCTGGAAGCTTTGGATATGTTTATACAGGTACTCTTGATGATGGAAGGGCTGTGGCTGTTAAAGTGTTCAATTTACAAGTCGATGGAGCATTCAAGAGTTTTGATGTAGAATGTGAGGTGTTGCGCAATCTTCGCCATCGAAACCTCACAAGAGTCATTAGTAGCTGCTCTACCCCTGAATTTAAGGCATTAGTGCTTGAGTTCATGCCTAATGGGAGTCTTGAGAAGTGGTTGTATTCGCACAACTATTTTACCGATCTGATGCAGAGATTGGACATATTGATTGATGTGGCATGTGCATTGCAATATCTCCACTGTGAGTATTCAACTCCAGTAATTCACTGTGATCTGAAGCCAAGTAATGTGCTGCTGGATCAAGACATGGTTGCCCATCTAAGTGATTTTGGCCTTACAAAGTTGTTGGGTGAGGAACACAGCATCACATACACCGAAACACTAGCCACACTTGGCTATGTCGCACCAG AGTATGGGTTGGAAGGATTGGTATCAGCAAAATGCGACATCTACAGTTTTGGAATTATGATGATGGAAGTCTTCACGAGAACAAATCCCAACAGCGAAATGTTTGGTGAAAAATTGAGCCTGAAGAGCTGGGTTGCTAATTCAATACCTGATGGATTAGCTAATGTCATCGATGCTAATTTGCTAAAGGAAAGTGATGAATActttgttgaaaagctaagCTGCATAGCCTCAATCATGAAAGTGGCTTTAGGCTGCACGATGGAGTCTCCAAGAGAGAGAAGGAGCATACAAGATGTTCTTGTTGCGCTGAAAAAGATCAAGCTTCAGTACATGAGTCCGCTCTGTTCAGGGACATAA